From the Drechmeria coniospora strain ARSEF 6962 chromosome 02, whole genome shotgun sequence genome, the window ACAAGGTGCAGCTAGACCCACGTTTTTGATCTCGGAACCTGCGAAGCCGGTGAAGGCGTTGGACCGGTCCGAGGCAGCCACCAGTCTTGCCTTGCCGAGGTAGTCCTTCGTTTTGAGGTTTCGTACCTTGGCTTCGTTTGGTCGATAAACAACGCCGACAGGGATGGAGAAGACAGTGTATCCCTACGAAAGCATCAGCATCGGCCCTTCAACACTGCAGGACAGGCAAGAACCCCGACCTCGGCTTCTTCAcggatggcctcgtcgatgacgtTGTGATCCTCCACCACTTTCTCCTTGACAGCATACGAAAGGTCTTGCAAGCCGGTCTCCATGTTCTGAAGGTAGATGTAACAAAGTCCTCTGTTGAAGAGCACTTCACATGAGTAGAGCTTGAACTGGAGTCCGAGCTGGGCATAGTCGATCATGGTGTTGCCGCGCAGGTAGAGCAGGGTGTCGTTGAAGTTCGCCAGGGCCTCTTCAAAATCGCCAAGCAAAAAATTGGAGACACCCTGTTGAAAGTAGGCGACAGCAAGATACTGATCCAGTCGAATGGCTCGCTGGTAGGATTCAACCTAGAGGAGGGGACACACATCAGTTGCGGCCACCATGGTTGCCGGCCGCGTGTTGGGCTGGTGAAGCAGTCAACATACCGCCTTTTCATGCTCGCCGAGCGTTGCATGAATGACACCCATGTTAAACAGGATCTTGCTGGTGTCGCTAATCTTGTCGAACTCGCCAAGCGCATCATCAAATTCGTTGTTGTCGTACCGGGCGAGGGCAGACACCCACGTTTCAATTTCCTAGAACGTGTACACATGCATGGTCAGGCCTGCGCTTCTTTTGAATCGTCCACGTTTGCCGGCCTTGAATAAACAGGGGGGACTTGCCTGCTTTAGTGACATGGCCGATCGGAAGCGGGAGGTTGGAGGAGCTCGCCGTAGATGGGGGAGAGCGGACGACAACGAAAAAGAGCAGCGTTATTTGAAGAGGAGGTCTCTGGAAAGAAATCTGTATCTCAAAATGCAGGGCAGTGAATGTGAGAGTATTGGCGAATACCACCCTCGTCGATCTAGGCAGCTCGGCGCTTAATGGCGAGGTGACCGACTGGTCTACTGCGTATTAGCCGTTTGGAGGGTCAGCCAATGATGCGATGCATGTCTTCTTCCCCCGCTTTGGAAGTGAACCAccggtgctccgtacaagacgATGCCCTTGATGAATTGGCGAGGAGTGAGGGTTGTCGGGCAGAATCACTGTGGATATGGCGGCGTCGCGAGGACTCGGGACGGCAGCCTGCTCGTGGAGGTGcacctactagtagtcgCAATTTTGTTGTCGAGTCGACCCGCAACCGCAACGGCTGTCGAGAAACGGCCAGGCGGCGAGACCAGGACGTCTGCTCGACTTGCTGTGAAGATTGGCCCGTCGTGACCTTATCACTTCCCTCTCCGACAGGCAGGGCAAGGGGTGGCTCGTGACGCTTAGGCGCGGAGGAATCAGCAGCGTGGAAAGGCTGGACGACAAAAGACGGCCCTATTTGATGACGACAGCGGCGAGTAAGACCAAGCTCGCATACTGGGAAACGAGATGGTCGTCGTGCCACTCTTGACGCGCTTGGGTTCAGTGCGAAGGACAGAGTTTGGACCAAGGCAAGCATCCATTCGCGCGGGGGGGAGGCAAGCGGTTCGCAACCTACTCGTATGAGGAACTGGCTGGTCGGAAACAGATAGGTACAGGGATGGACGAGTCCGGGCAAGGAAGAAATCGAAATCCGTCGAAAGTCGGAGCActggtggatggatggtgtCACGAATGTGGACCTGCTGCCGAAGCCATCGTTTTCTGCTCTGCATCTGCAACAAGTGCCCAACAACGGAGCAAGGATGAGAGCGAGTACACCATTTCGAGTACACCCTCACCCAGGAAGCAGGGGCCAGGAAGCCCCTGTGTGCATAACCAGGgttagggggggggggacaaACTCGAACTTAACGTGTTCCGTTGGTGTCGGTCGCTCGGACTGATGCGcaaggggggagggggggggggtcgcGCTTGAGTATGATCGACCCAAACTTGGTGGTTTGGGACCGCTTTGCACCTAATTCCCTCTTTCCCTCTGCCCGCGCTTTCCCTGCGTTCTCACTTTCCCTCTATTCGCATTTTCCCATTCTTGACCTCACCGGCTACGACATGCGTACACGAGCCTTTTGTGCGATCGGAACCACATGTAGGTTCGGAGATGAAGAATGGTGGCCGTCCGTCCAAAAGGAATGAATGAAATAAAGCTCGATTGTTCCACTGACAGATTTCGATGATCGAGTGAACGAGCGAGTGCTCGCCTCGTGTTACAGTACGTATCACATGTATGGCGATGTGCTCGAAAAAAGTActcatacagtacatgtacttacacacGTACGTACAGTGTCCGTGTACATAGGTGCGAGCAGTGAAAGTaagtgtacaactacaagtttGTCCTCGTAGGCTCAGTATTTATGCGAGGAGTGCATGAGCATCGTCGAGTTAAGTACGTATTATAGCATTAGTATACCctctgtacaactactccgttACGGTAGGTTTGCATGTCTACACTCGCGCTCGGTAGGTCGCGACTCACTGGCACTTGCACTCAAGGTTCCTGCGATGACACCAATGGGACCTTGTAGTAGGGGCGAGCGAAGAACGAACCTCAGCTCTCGCGCATTCCTACCAGTGTCTACAATTTGATGCTTGCTGCTATTACATACAAGTATACCTcttagtagtaattacctgcaagtactccgtacggacgGACTACATACTACTCGCAACACTTGAGGTATACGTGTACCTACATGGAACTCATATATCATGTAATTAGTCTCCCTAGCAGAGCGAGCCATGATGCATGAAGCACATCTCCGTTTATATTACGGAGTTACATGTGGACCGTCATCGACAACGGCCGGTGCGCAATCGCTGTACCGTGGTTATTGGTTTCAGTTTGCATGTTCTGTTCCCTTTCTGCCGTTATATTCGCGCGcgaagtaattacttgttcTTGTGCAATAGGACCGACCTCCTTGCAGGCACGACGTCACGCAAAGTGGCCTGGGTCGGAAGCAGGTGCATGCTTGTAGAGCATCTTGAGCCCGCCATTCAAATTTGCAATGGGTTCGTGCGCCGAGTCTTGGCGTCAGGATCAGAGAGCAAGGTTTTTCTATGCTGAGTACGCAGTACCAGACGAGAAGAGAACTATGATacgacatgtacatgtagtgtaCCGTTGTCTGACTTATCAAATAGTTGTAgttactctgtactccgtacttggctCCCATTTACTCCCTACACAGCACTGTTCCAAGGTTCGTACGATGGATGGGGATGAACACATGGAACATGTGGAGCATCGAAACGTACAATTCCTTTGCGCCTCGCATCACGTCATGTTTGTGCCCGAAATGTATCGGCCGGGCAGTCTGTGACGCTCCGCCGCTCACTTGCATTCGAAATCTGTAATGTCCCGCAGAGTGCTACAGGAATGGCCATACATGCTCCTAT encodes:
- a CDS encoding NADPH oxidase regulator NoxR; this encodes MDACLGPNSVLRTEPKRVKSGTTTISFPRPSFVVQPFHAADSSAPKRHEPPLALPVGEGSDKVTTGQSSQQVEQTSWSRRLAVSRQPLRLRVDSTTKLRLLEIETWVSALARYDNNEFDDALGEFDKISDTSKILFNMGVIHATLGEHEKAVESYQRAIRLDQYLAVAYFQQGVSNFLLGDFEEALANFNDTLLYLRGNTMIDYAQLGLQFKLYSCEVLFNRGLCYIYLQNMETGLQDLSYAVKEKVVEDHNVIDEAIREEAEGYTVFSIPVGVVYRPNEAKVRNLKTKDYLGKARLVAASDRSNAFTGFAGSEIKNAGKPEIKDDRPVDDISFGATNLVRPGIQSRRQQSEPPAGRSVFPPTPPPESDRPSRGASVRTGPKPMPARLSIPSQESIRKYEKAQSPEDGRARPTRSATAAPSRGYSPRDPFPAPLQRRPTRPIEEETFPADLYDMYQGGGGGSGPRTSRGSRRSNRARQQQRYIEDDDEGSDYDGSVNGAEFEMVSNNRREPVARTEARGASRRPDILKVRVKVHADDVRYIMVGAAIEFPDLADRVREKFGLRRRFKIKIKDEDLPDGDMITMGDQDDLEMAIQSSTQAARRQRQEVAKLEVSHSCA